One segment of Tetrapisispora phaffii CBS 4417 chromosome 1, complete genome DNA contains the following:
- the COG3 gene encoding Golgi transport complex subunit COG3 (similar to Saccharomyces cerevisiae COG3 (YER157W); ancestral locus Anc_8.210) — translation MASNNDSLVLDIGSRSQTNLLSNKLPTILEDSFLLEQLEKLALKVNLSDAAFSNTKDTIATTKTNTQTGCKDKYNDYISKLDDSIKGYEQVLKQTQVVNDQLSVSIRQFNDISKDSEKFIEFTNSLFQDYTQTSQLTEMIPKYLQYFEPLDTIMRRLNYASSSNIVRRDSFKNLLSNVEASLIFLEEHKDFKEGDSYRIRFKQCLIRSSELIAHYLNNNLLKNVSTEITDRLKTVNINDPLSIGTRDALVYNKFASISEIFYQQLVEITKNIKNTKLKRYHDELSSILNDCLNNYFSIRQNLMEPIITARLEEIENSEKDNDIVTFIQNSRLYFQQVCLDEYRLFIKFFPIKICRQSFDNRILRFCSPLYYKCDNKILRETDISLLCNSVTLFSHYFEFEENSDEYLKQFNEVKFDQVFGPILQKLQQRLILRVQQYIDNNIANYKPTIDSFMISNRKNQLSGSKDFDFENDSIIKSFLENSNADNYLNFLQSNNVENVTLESTENDNLLESEETQKQNKDEKLKFITSYYPPLVKASLLLSKIYSMMNSIVFDDLAHHIVHYCIISLKNAYTIVQNSSNIAGSNSLDMDLAYMKNLLLLRTQVEHFNIEYIVPETYLDFSAIESFFTYLRKGAKSSNSGTSVLKLARELVPKVVNNMVDARHELIQELRNIIKNFTEVATEDIVGNCFEILEAENSKNLVTKNIKVRTNVEEKLPRIRSQILNFIRDQEIVGHLIVAIQEVIVQSYENFYENVTEKVEANLIDKTQISELMYPDVFADLTENVCNKLLSKSIDCV, via the coding sequence ATGGCAAGTAACAACGACTCATTGGTGCTCGATATTGGATCACGATCACAAACAAACTTGTTGTCTAATAAGCTACCAACTATATTAGAAGATTCCTTTTTACTGGAACAACTGGAAAAATTGGCGCTGAAAGTAAACTTGAGCGATGCTGCATTTTCTAATACAAAGGATACTATTGCAACCACTAAAACGAACACACAAACTGGTTGCAAGGACAAGTACAATGActatatttcaaaattagatGACAGTATCAAAGGTTATGAACAGGTCTTAAAACAGACTCAAGTTGTAAATGATCAATTATCTGTATCCATTAGACAATTTAATGACATTTCTAAGGATTCTGAAAAATTCATAGAATTCACTAACAGCTTATTTCAGGATTATACTCAAACTTCTCAATTGACGGAAATGattccaaaatatttacaatattttgaacCCTTGGATACTATAATGAGAAGATTGAATTATGCGTCatcatcaaatattgtTAGAAGAGATTCTTTCAAGAACTTATTATCCAATGTGGAAGCttcattgatttttttggaagaacataaagattttaaagaagGCGACAGTTATAGAATCAGATTTAAACAATGTTTGATTAGAAGTTCAGAATTAATTGCACATTACTTAAATAATAACCTGTTAAAAAATGTCTCTACAGAAATTACAGACAGGTTGAAAACTGTGAATATTAATGATCCATTATCGATTGGTACAAGAGATGCGTtagtatataataaatttgcGTCGATTTCAGAAATTTTCTATCAACAATTGGTTGAAAttactaaaaatattaaaaatacaaaattaaagagGTACCATGATGAACTAAGttctattttaaatgattgtctaaataattatttttcaatacGTCAAAACTTAATGGAACCTATAATTACTGCCCGCttagaagaaattgagAACAGTGAAAAGgataatgatattgttacttttattcaaaatagtagattatattttcaacaGGTTTGTTTGGATGAATACAGACTGTTCATTAAGTTCTTTCCCATTAAAATATGTAGACAATCTTTCGATAATCGGATTCTGAGATTCTGTAGTCCATTATACTACAAATGTGATAATAAGATATTAAGAGAAACAgatatatctttattatgTAATAGTGTTACATTATTTAGTCATTATTTcgaatttgaagaaaactCTGATGAATACTTAAAGCAATTCAATGAAGTAAAATTTGATCAAGTGTTTGGGCCAATTTTACAAAAGTTACAACAAAGATTGATTTTAAGAGTGCAACAgtatattgataataatattgcaAATTATAAACCAACTATTGATTCTTTTATGATAAGCAATAGGAAAAACCAATTATCTGGATCCAAAGATTTTGATTTCGAAAATGATTCTATTATAAAAAGTTTCTTGGAAAATTCTAATGCAGATAACTACCtgaattttcttcaaagtAATAATGTAGAAAACGTTACATTAGAATCTACTGAAAATGATAACCTATTAGAAAGTGAAGAAACTCAAAAGCAAAATAAAGATGAGAAGttgaaatttattacaaGCTATTATCCACCTTTGGTGAAAGCAAGTTTACtactttcaaaaatatattcaatgatGAATTCTATTGTTTTTGATGATCTAGCTCATCATATTGTTCACTATTGTATTATTTCTCTAAAAAATGCATATACCATAGTTCAAAATTCTTCTAATATTGCTGGTTCAAATTCGTTAGATATGGACTTAGCatatatgaaaaatttattgttacTAAGAACTCAAGTTgaacattttaatattgaatatatagttCCAGAAACTTATCTAGACTTTTCAGCCATAGAGAGTTTTTTCACTTATTTACGAAAAGGTGCTAAGAGCAGTAATAGCGGTACGTCGGTTTTAAAATTAGCAAGAGAACTTGTTCCTAAGGTTGTCAATAATATGGTTGATGCCCGTCATGAGTTAATCCAGGAATTAAGAAacataattaaaaattttactGAAGTGGCTACTGAGGACATTGTTGGTAACtgttttgaaatattagaGGCCGAAAATTCGAAAAACTTAGTtactaaaaatataaaagttAGAACTaatgttgaagaaaaacTCCCTCGTATTCGTTCACAAATTCTGAACTTTATTAGAGATCAAGAAATTGTCGGTCACTTGATTGTAGCTATTCAAGAAGTAATCGTGCAATCTTATGAGAATTTTTATGAGAATGTAACAGAGAAAGTGGAAGCTAATCTAATAGACAAAACACAAATTTCTGAACTTATGTATCCAGATGTCTTCGCTGATCTTACAGAAAATGTatgtaataaattattatcaaagtCTATAGATTGTGTTTAA
- the PET100 gene encoding Pet100p (similar to Saccharomyces cerevisiae PET100 (YDR079W); ancestral locus Anc_8.209), with protein sequence MKLPFKYTRSQLEVFRFSFCLLTPIAVMYYVGTDTDRKLNVPGFWPDPETTNKIPKEPYEIKAELARMKKEKLEKRLQIETKLRDEYGIDIQAEKLQIRKELGLDK encoded by the coding sequence ATGAAACTACCATTTAAGTATACGAGGTCGCAACTAGAGGTATTCCGATTCTCGTTCTGTTTACTGACTCCTATAGCAGTCATGTACTATGTTGGTACAGACACAGACAGAAAGTTAAATGTTCCAGGGTTTTGGCCAGATCCAGAGACAACCAACAAGATTCCAAAAGAACCATATGAAATTAAGGCTGAATTGGCTAGgatgaagaaagaaaagttAGAAAAAAGATTGCAAATAGAAACTAAGTTACGTGATGAATACGGAATTGATATTCAAGCAGAGAAACTACAGATAAGAAAGGAATTGGGTCtagataaataa
- the MYG1 gene encoding Myg1p (similar to Saccharomyces cerevisiae YER156C; ancestral locus Anc_8.208), producing the protein MMSVAKKLKIDEMVKKICTHSNSFHADEALAVYMLRLLPEYRDASVTRSRDPADWEASDIVVDVSGKYDGVKFFDHHQREFSETFNESYKTKLSSAGLVFKHFGRDIISSVLTGNVNIKENELDILYDKVYKNFIEALDANDNGINNFDVDELKVKEKFIDKGITLPGVISNMNPDWNDDCSAAKFDEMFFVASKFIGDIFVRLVKRYGESWLPAKALVADAVSKRFQIDPSGKIILFEQFCPWKEHLYAVEKELNIENKIEFVLFKDSGNTWRVSTVPVSSTSFKFRRGLPEPLRGLRDEELSEKSGVPDCVFIHAAGFIGGAKSKDSVLKLAKMSY; encoded by the coding sequence ATGATGTCAGTTGCTAAAAAACTTAAAATCGACGAAATggttaaaaaaatttgtaCTCATTCGAACTCCTTCCATGCTGATGAAGCTTTAGCTGTCTATATGCTAAGACTATTACCTGAATATAGGGATGCTAGTGTCACCAGATCTAGAGATCCTGCTGACTGGGAAGCGAGTGATATTGTAGTGGATGTTAGTGGTAAATATGATGGTGTCAAATTCTTTGACCATCATCAACGTGAATTCTCTGAAACGTTCAATGAATcttataaaacaaaattgtCAAGTGCTGGTTTAGTCTTTAAGCATTTCGGTCGTGACATAATTTCAAGTGTATTAACTGGAAACGtcaatattaaagaaaatgaattagatattttatatgataaagtttacaaaaattttattgaagcTTTGGATGCAAATGATAACGGTATCAATAACTTTGATGTCGATGAATTAAAAGTTAAggaaaaatttattgataaagGTATCACTTTACCAGGTGTCATCTCGAACATGAACCCTGATTGGAATGATGACTGTTCCGCTGctaaatttgatgaaatgTTCTTCGTGGCTTCTAAATTCATTGGTGACATTTTCGTTAGATTAGTAAAGAGATACGGTGAATCTTGGCTACCTGCTAAGGCTCTAGTAGCTGACGCTGTCTCGAAAAGATTCCAAATTGACCCCTCTggtaaaattattttattcgAACAATTCTGTCCATGGAAAGAACATTTATATGCTgttgaaaaagaattaaatattgaaaataaaattgaattcGTATTGTTTAAGGACTCAGGTAACACTTGGAGGGTTTCTACTGTTCCAGTGAGCTCCacatcttttaaattcagGAGGGGTTTACCAGAACCACTAAGAGGTTTAAGAGACGAAGAATTAAGTGAGAAAAGTGGTGTCCCAGATTGTGTTTTCATCCATGCAGCTGGTTTCATCGGTGGCGCGAAATCTAAAGATTCTGTCTTAAAGTTAGCCAAAATGtcatattaa
- the TPHA0A02080 gene encoding 2-aminoadipate transaminase (similar to Saccharomyces cerevisiae YER152C; ancestral locus Anc_8.204), which yields MDSTLAINFFKGHPSFRLLPNEQIVKATTQLLQDNTRDYDDDPVNRHPLTYGSNEGSLWVRDTICEFNNYKAFKFKASDKNVKSKPEYLNLTSGASYGVLNILLQCTLPHTGYTRQAFIITPTYFLINDCFFDAGFGNKLTAINEVGNDSFDLKMLEDKLIYFEEQVNVNKIEENCNDDFAVLRNPLKAEQDQKKIYRYVIYLIPTYSNPSSHTYNMETRVALIDLARKYDMLIITDDVYDLLNYNISEGQITNNEIPTPMRRLVHLDRETNSDPISFGNTISNATFSKLIAPGLRFGYQESINEKLVSQLSIGGANVSGGTPAQLNSMIVGTLLKNRLAEKILFNFIKTYKDRAAVLYTAMKLYMPEGTAFSKMNGGYFCWVKLPENYDAVAIGKLAKKEGAIVANGSDFEVVGDTRDWGKNCFRLSISFLEREDIRKGIEILGKICKQYRKAASIA from the coding sequence ATGGACAGTACATTAGCgattaatttctttaagGGTCATCCAAGCTTTCGACTATTGCCTAATGAGCAGATTGTAAAGGCTACTACTCAATTGTTACAAGATAACACAAGAGATTATGATGACGATCCAGTAAATAGACATCCTTTGACTTATGGTTCGAACGAAGGTTCCCTTTGGGTTAGGGATACTATATGTGAGTTTAACAATTATAAAGCATTCAAATTCAAAGCATCTGataaaaatgtaaaatcaaaaccagagtatttaaatttgactTCTGGTGCATCCTACGgtgttttaaatatattgttacAATGTACTCTACCTCATACAGGCTACACTAGACAAGCATTCATCATTACTCCAACCTATTTTCTCATTAACGATTGTTTCTTTGATGCTGGATTTGGAAACAAACTAACTGCAATAAATGAAGTTGGAAACGATTCGTTTGATTTAAAGATGCTAGAAGACAAACTCATTTACTTTGAGGAGCAGGTCAACGTTAATAAAATCGAAGAAAATTGTAACGATGACTTTGCTGTATTGAGAAACCCTCTAAAAGCTGAGCaagatcaaaaaaaaatttacagATATGTCATATATTTGATTCCTACATATTCCAACCCAAGTTCTCATACCTACAACATGGAAACAAGAGTCGCATTGATTGATTTAGCGAGAAAATATGATATGTTAATTATAACAGATGATGTTTAcgatttattaaattacaatatatcCGAGGGGCAGATTACTAACAACGAAATACCAACCCCAATGAGGCGTTTAGTACATTTAGATAGGGAAACGAACTCTGATCCAATAAGTTTTGGAAATACTATTTCCAATGCAACATTTTCGAAGCTAATAGCCCCAGGTCTAAGATTTGGCTATCAAGAATCTatcaatgaaaaattagtCTCTCAATTGTCAATTGGTGGTGCCAACGTTTCAGGAGGCACTCCAGCTCAACTAAATTCCATGATTGTTGGTACATTGTTGAAGAATAGATTAGCAGAAAAAATtctatttaatttcatcaagACATACAAAGATCGTGCAGCTGTATTATATACGGCTATGAAATTGTATATGCCAGAAGGAACAGCATTTAGCAAAATGAATGGTGGATATTTTTGTTGGGTAAAGCTACCAGAAAATTATGATGCTGTAGCTATTGGAAAATTAGCAAAAAAGGAAGGTGCAATTGTTGCAAACGGTTCAGATTTTGAAGTAGTTGGAGATACTAGAGATTGGGGTAAAAACTGCTTTAGACTATCTATCAGTTTTCTAGAGAGGGAAGATATAAGGAAAGGTATCGAGATACTTGGTAAAATATGCAAACAATATAGAAAAGCAGCATCTATTGcttaa